In Amphiura filiformis chromosome 1, Afil_fr2py, whole genome shotgun sequence, the following are encoded in one genomic region:
- the LOC140152843 gene encoding uncharacterized protein, with the protein MAHADHPLSLRSDDGRQYGAQYTAQETARAQDYIRVDSTSHDVNAQQETSGPQVYVGGAQPMSPSSNNDVSTQETSGSQSQVLLDDLSKWASALHDIQVWNQLIDKGSPSDLLVYLYFLKSEWASKVSEITTNRGERDGMEALLKYIIQSAEPTWPQRLQEGLIECGQKLLADRFAEKYEEICRRQILEQSQGGSDQPDGSMNEPPEPRSTLSQAIIQHRQLYEMAVRKHQKDLRKNINPLVLLKHIPYLHKGRIQAAMNTHQVKAKPQMCS; encoded by the exons ATGGCACATGCAG ATCACCCATTGAGTTTACGTTCCGATGATGGTCGACAGTATGGTGCCCAGTACACTGCTCAAGAGACTGCCAGAGCACAAG ATTATATTAGAGTCGATTCAACAAGTCATGATGTCAATGCTCAACAAGAGACTAGTGGACCACAAg TTTATGTTGGAGGAGCTCAGCCTATGAGTCCAAGTTCTAACAATGATGTTAGCACCCAGGAGACCAGTGGATCACAATCACAAG ttttactTGATGACCTGAGTAAGTGGGCGAGTGCCTTACATGACATTCAAGTATGGAATCAACTTATAGACAAAGGGTCACCATCTGATCTACTGGTCTATCTGTATTTCTTGAAATCTGAATGGGCATCTAAAGTGAGTGAAATCACGACAAATCGAGGAGAGAGGGATGGTATGGAAGCATTACTGAAATACATTATTCAGTCCGCTGAACCAACATGGCCTCAAAGGTTACAGGAAGGATTGATTGAATGTGGACAGAAACTTTTAGCAGATCGGTTTGCAGAAAAGTATGAAGAGATATGTAGGAGACAAATACTGGAGCAAAGTCAGGGTGGGAGTGATCAGCCTGATG GATCAATGAATGAACCACCTGAACCTAGATCTACACTTAGTCAAG cCATCATTCAACACAGACAACTCTACGAAATGGCAGTGAGAAAACACCAAAAAGATCTCCGCAAAAACATAAACCCATTAGTCTTACTGAAACACATTCCCTACCTCCACAAGGGCCGAATCCAAGCAGCCATGAACACACATCAGGTAAAGGCGAAGCCACAGATGTGTTCTTGA